Part of the Nitrospirota bacterium genome is shown below.
CCTGATGTAAAAGAGACACTTAAGAAATATACCGTGTATCCCCTGAAAACAGTAGAGGAACTTGAGGATTTATATAGCAATACCCCCCTTAATCTTCTCATTATTGATACCGTCTCTCACAGGCTGTCTTCTCTGGAAGAGCTTTTGAACAGGCTTGATGACGACATGGTGGTGCTTATCACACCTGAAAAACTCGACAAGTTTACAATAGATAATTTCCCACCAAGTGTTTATGAGTGTATTGATGTTGAATCCATAAAAGATGAGCTTCCTGTCATAGTTGAACGTGCACTTGAAAGACAGAGGTTTAAAAATGAATTAAGACTGCTGAAACAAACAAGAGAAGTTCCTAAATTTCTGCAGGCAGCGTCAACCTCTCTCAAGTGGGATTTAGAACAGTATCCAGGTGGAAGATATCTTCAGAAGAAGGTCCTTGTTAATTTTGCCAAGATGCTGACTGCAAGTTTTGATATGCGAAAGCTCTTTAATCATTTTATGGATTCGGTAGCGGAGATTGTTCGTGTAAGTAAAATGTCTATTATGCTCAGGGATAAAGAAGGATTTCATATTAAGACACACTGGGGACTTGATCCATATATAGCTGATAATCTCAGGCTTAAAAAGGATAGTGCACTTATAGCCTGGCTTTCAAAGACAGGAAGGATAATGCACAAACCAGTTAATCCTGCTGATACAGCTTCGATAAACATTAAGGCAGAAATGGAGCTTCTACAGTGCACATATTCCTTTCCCATGATACATAAGGGAAAACTGATAGGTATCTTCAACATAGATAATAAGATTACCGAAGAGCCTTTTTATAAAGAGGAACTGGAGATAATTTATTTGCTGTGCAATTATCTTGCAGCGGCTGTAAAGGATATAGACCTTTACCACCAGATATGGTATCAGAAAGAGTTTGCAAAAAATATTATTTCGAGTATAAACAGTGGAATGATTGCAATTGATAGAGATGAAAAAATTACTGTTTTTAATCAACAGGCATCTGAGATTTTGGATCTGGATTCTTCAGAGATGTTCGGTAATGACTTAAGAATACTTCCCTCTCCACTTGGTGATATATTATATGAAACCATGATGACTGGTACCGCATATAAAAGATATGAGGTTGAAATACGTCCTAAGGGAGTGTCTATTGGAATAAACAGCTACAGGCTTCTCGATGAGCAACAGAATCCTACCGGTGCTGGAATCGTGTTTTCTGACCTTTCTGATTCTAAAAAATTAGAAGAGCATCGCAGGAGGACAGAAAAACTCCAGGCAGTCAATGACCTTATGGCAAAAATAGCTCATGAGGTGAGAAATCCCCTGACAGCAATACAGACTTATATACAGCTGATGCATGAGAAATGCAGTGATGATGAAATGCGCAGCTTTTTTATATCATCTGTAAGTCAGTCAATCTACACGCTTGATAATTTGATTGATAAACTTGTGACTTTTTCCGACACACTGGATTACAATTTTAACAGGGAAGATGTGAATCTTATTATTGACGAAGCTGCGGATCATGTCTCAAAAAATATACCCGAGACACATAAGTTTTCGAGACTTGGAATCGATTCCGAATCCTTTTTTATCAATGCTGATAAAAAACTTCTGATAAAGGCAATTTATTATCTTATTCTCCATATTGTAGACAGGACTCCGCAAGGGACTCTTATTACGATGAGCGCTAAAACAATTATAAAAGACCCTCCCTGTGTGGAGATATCAATAAAATACGATGGGGATGAGTTTACTGATGAGGAAAAGCAAAGTTTGTTAAAGCCTCTGTTGGATATTGATAATCTGGGAACAGAGTTGAATGTGCCAATAAGCCATAAAATTATTGAAAAGCACAATGGCAGTCTTGATATAAAAAGTGACGGTGGGAGCAACACTTTTATCATTAAATTGCCACTAATAGACAGGAGAAGCCCTGCAATTTCGATTGATAAAGGACATTAGATAATAGCCCATTAGATAACAACTATCTAACGGGCTAATAACTATCTAATGTCCTAAAGGAGACATTAATGAACCATAGTGGAAAAATACTAATAATCGATGATGAGTTAGCACCGAGAGAGTCTCTCAGGATGGTTCTAAAGGATAGATATATTGTTTCTACAGCCTCAGGTGCACATGAAGGTCTTGATATTCTGGCTCAAGAGCCTGTGGACCTCGTGGTGCTCGATATAAGAATGCCAAAGATGGATGGAATAACCACCTTGAAGGAGATTAAAAGTCGGCACCCTGATACCGAGGTAGTATTGCTCACAGCCTATGCCAGCCTTGAGACAGCCAAAAGTGCGATACGTTTTGGTGCCTTTGATTATCTGATGAAACCTTTTGATAAAGACGATGTGATAAATATTGTAGAGAGAGGGCTTAAGAAAAAGCGTGATCTTGAAAGTTTGAGATTAGAGCGCGAAAACTTACTTAGCAGGTCTAAATTTCTTGAGGAAGAGGTAATCAGAGCCCGACAGAATCTTATAGAGTGTTATACAGGGACAGTAAAGGCACTGATTCTCACTATAGATGCCAAGGACCATTATACACATGCCCACTCAAATACCGTTGCGAGACTTTCTTCTTCTTTAGCAAAAGCAATAGGGTTACCAAAGAGTATGAGAGAGAAGATAGAACATGCAGCTGCTATTCATGATATAGGGAAGATTGGAATTGATGAAAATGTCCTCAAGAAGCAGGGTTGTTTAACACCCGAGGAATACGAAGTGATGAAAAAACATCCGAAGATAGGCGCTACAATTGTACGGTCAGTTCCATTCCTTGAAGATGCAATTCCTGTCATTCTTTATCACCATGAAAGATTTGATGGTAAGGGATATCCTGAAGGTCTTAAAGGTAAGCAGATTCCAATAACTGCGAGGATAGTTGCGATAGCAGATGCCATTGACT
Proteins encoded:
- a CDS encoding histidine kinase dimerization/phospho-acceptor domain-containing protein, which produces PDVKETLKKYTVYPLKTVEELEDLYSNTPLNLLIIDTVSHRLSSLEELLNRLDDDMVVLITPEKLDKFTIDNFPPSVYECIDVESIKDELPVIVERALERQRFKNELRLLKQTREVPKFLQAASTSLKWDLEQYPGGRYLQKKVLVNFAKMLTASFDMRKLFNHFMDSVAEIVRVSKMSIMLRDKEGFHIKTHWGLDPYIADNLRLKKDSALIAWLSKTGRIMHKPVNPADTASINIKAEMELLQCTYSFPMIHKGKLIGIFNIDNKITEEPFYKEELEIIYLLCNYLAAAVKDIDLYHQIWYQKEFAKNIISSINSGMIAIDRDEKITVFNQQASEILDLDSSEMFGNDLRILPSPLGDILYETMMTGTAYKRYEVEIRPKGVSIGINSYRLLDEQQNPTGAGIVFSDLSDSKKLEEHRRRTEKLQAVNDLMAKIAHEVRNPLTAIQTYIQLMHEKCSDDEMRSFFISSVSQSIYTLDNLIDKLVTFSDTLDYNFNREDVNLIIDEAADHVSKNIPETHKFSRLGIDSESFFINADKKLLIKAIYYLILHIVDRTPQGTLITMSAKTIIKDPPCVEISIKYDGDEFTDEEKQSLLKPLLDIDNLGTELNVPISHKIIEKHNGSLDIKSDGGSNTFIIKLPLIDRRSPAISIDKGH
- a CDS encoding HD domain-containing phosphohydrolase; amino-acid sequence: MNHSGKILIIDDELAPRESLRMVLKDRYIVSTASGAHEGLDILAQEPVDLVVLDIRMPKMDGITTLKEIKSRHPDTEVVLLTAYASLETAKSAIRFGAFDYLMKPFDKDDVINIVERGLKKKRDLESLRLERENLLSRSKFLEEEVIRARQNLIECYTGTVKALILTIDAKDHYTHAHSNTVARLSSSLAKAIGLPKSMREKIEHAAAIHDIGKIGIDENVLKKQGCLTPEEYEVMKKHPKIGATIVRSVPFLEDAIPVILYHHERFDGKGYPEGLKGKQIPITARIVAIADAIDSMMCARPYRGALPLEKILSELKNNAGTQFDPMIVEAILKGKVSLK